The Theileria equi strain WA chromosome 2 map unlocalized gcontig_1105316255037, whole genome shotgun sequence genomic sequence CTTTTAGAGCTTGAGGTAAAGGAACAGGAGGTGGTGGTTGTTGAGGTATCTCTTCTCCTGGACACCGAAGTCCTAGCTCCTTCTTAATCTCATCTAGAGTAGTCACAAGAATATCACGAACATCATGTGGAGGTTGTTGATCTAGATTATTAGAAATAGTTTTCCACTTAGTATCACCCTCATTTGTCCTACTATACCACTTGTGAATCTGGGtcttttcatcattactgCCCACGTAGACTAAAAGAGGTTTACTGGTAGCAGGATCCTTAGGATCAGCACAAGAGGCAAAGAATACTACTAGTTCCGCAACATCCCATATTGGAAAATCTTTGTCTAGACCGTTACCTGGAAAGGGTCCCTTAGTGAAACCAGTTATGGTAAATTTACCCCCTCCGTAAGTGTGTTGGACAGCTTTATATCCATTGAGATTAGATAGGTTATTGTAAGTAGAAACTTCTACGTTCTCAGGACATTCATCATGTGAAATAGATTCACAGTATGTATTCTTATACTGCTGTTGCTCAAAGACATTTATATCGGCTGGTCTGAAAAGtttacatttttgtttGTGGAGAGTCTCTGGAGATACAGACTCCATCACACTCCACTTTGCATTATCATGCTTTCCATTATTACCATAATAAGCTTTAATACCTCCAACATTCACTTCAATAACAAGAGGTTTCTTTCTATGCTCTTCATCTTTGTCCCAATAGTAGACAGAAAGATCCCCGGTTATATCATCGAGTGTAAGAGAGCcatcatcatcttcttcaagGCTAACCTTTCTGTATCTAACAAAGTTTGCATTAGTATCATATTCATGCTTGTACTTAGTGTATCCGGAAAGATCAGTCTCTTCAGAAACTTTGGTCTTACTGCATGCACAGCTGTATGTCTCTTTCTCATAAATATTgacagaatggagattatgGAGTTTACAGGCAAGTGTGTTGAGTTTGATTCTAAGTGTTGGGGTTGGATTATTTCCCTGATAGAACTCTGTCTCTCCTTCTGGGATCGCCTTCCATCTAGTATTTGGTTTTTCTTTAGGTTCTTCATAttgttcatcttcttcagtATCATCTGCATCCGCATTAAAATACCAGTGATAGTTATtaccttcatcttttatTCTAAGTAGAAGAGGTTTATCTATATAGTCTTGACCATAATCATATTTGGCACTGTAGTAAGTAGATACTTCTTTTATCCCAGAGTGTTTCTCAGTAAGTTTAGTATTCCCACCCTCATCGGTGAGATTTTGTCCATCATATCTTAGGTAACGGATAGTTACAGTCTTCCTTGTATGCTTACAGACTTTGTAATGTGGACCCTCAGGAGGATTATATACCTTAGTTAGAGAAACGTTATAGTGTTTGTGTGTTGGACATTTTTCAGTTGTTGCTCGACTATTCTCTCCATTTGGACACTTTCTCTTTATGTTTATTGAAGACATTCATAATGCTACTTTCTAGTCTCCCACTGTAGTTACCTCAAATTTATGATACTCCAGCCTTACTGCTCTAATACTATCCTCCACATCTAGatactcctcatccattcattcatcctccctcacaactagctcactgtcagagagactaaCATCATGCAAACTCAAATCCTCTCTGAGCAAGTACTCATGAGCAGCACCCATAGACATCTTACAACACTTTCCACAATCTTCACCCATTCATTCCGGCAACATGTATCCATGAAACTTACCCCTGTGTTGGAGTACCTGCTTTTCCCGGTATATTCTGCAGTTAGACCGTCCTTGAGCACCGTGAT encodes the following:
- a CDS encoding conserved hypothetical protein (encoded by transcript BEWA_038810A), translating into MEMKMLYGDCEIPSRLNSQVKQHYITVLKDGLTAEYTGKSRYSNTGRGFEFA